A genomic region of Chryseobacterium sp. KACC 21268 contains the following coding sequences:
- the topA gene encoding type I DNA topoisomerase — translation MPKNLVIVESPAKAKTIQKYLGSDFEVKSSFGHIRDLPKKGMGIDLSNFTPDYEVSADKKKLVAELKASVKKADMVWLASDEDREGEAIAWHLADELKLKPENRKRIVFHEITKNAILKAIDNPRDIDQNLVNAQQARRVLDRIVGFEMSPVLWKKVKTGLSAGRVQSVAVRLVVEREKEIREFTPKPSFKLEGIFLNNAQQEILAKLKKDFEKESDAENFLNLAKTADFKVLNVETKPGTRTASAPFTTSTLQQEASSRLGYNVTSTMRLAQRLYEEGFITYMRTDSVNLSQEAINGAKAQIISEYGENYSKPRNYTTKSSSAQEAHEAIRPTDFALKSIGDAQLNKLYQLIYRRTLASQMENAKIEKTVIEIGNAKLPQHFEAQGEVIIFDGFLKAYGIVKTEDEDDESNEKLLPKVSVGEALDYKKITATEKFTRPSARFTEAGLVKKLEELGIGRPSTYAPTIQTIQNREYVDKRELEPQTREIVKMTLGKSGVKKEVLQEKFGGDKNKFIPTDIGEVVNDFLTNNFAEILDYGFTAKVEESFDHIASGDQKWKEMMTDFYSKFHPRIEDVEENADRANGERILGVDPKSGKNVHARIGRFGPMIQIGEQDDEEKPIFASLMAHQNIATITLEDALEVFRLPFDLKEVDGQPVAVGVGRFGPYVKWGETYISIPKGEDPLSVDQNRAEEIISEKKVADAPIASYKGEPVTKGTGRFGPFIKYQSIFINVPKRYNFDNLSQSDINELIDAKLEKEANRYIQHWEAEKISIENARWGPIVKHGKNIHKIPKKKDDTKYEADELKDVSLDEVKKWITAQDPKAFAEKKKPAAKKPATKKATTAKKAPAKKPAAKK, via the coding sequence ATGCCAAAAAACTTAGTGATTGTCGAATCTCCGGCAAAAGCAAAAACAATTCAGAAATATTTAGGTTCAGATTTCGAGGTCAAATCCAGCTTCGGACACATCCGCGATCTGCCTAAAAAAGGAATGGGAATCGACTTGTCGAATTTCACGCCCGACTATGAAGTGTCTGCTGATAAGAAGAAATTGGTCGCAGAACTGAAAGCCTCTGTGAAAAAAGCCGATATGGTTTGGCTTGCTTCCGATGAGGACCGCGAAGGTGAAGCGATTGCCTGGCATTTGGCAGACGAACTAAAACTTAAACCTGAAAATAGAAAAAGAATCGTTTTCCACGAGATCACCAAAAATGCGATCTTGAAGGCAATCGATAATCCAAGGGATATTGACCAGAATTTGGTCAATGCACAACAAGCAAGACGCGTTCTGGATAGAATCGTAGGTTTCGAAATGTCACCAGTTCTCTGGAAAAAAGTAAAAACCGGACTTTCTGCAGGACGTGTGCAATCCGTTGCTGTAAGATTGGTAGTTGAAAGAGAAAAAGAGATCCGTGAGTTTACCCCAAAACCAAGTTTCAAACTGGAAGGGATTTTCCTTAATAATGCGCAGCAGGAGATCTTGGCGAAATTGAAAAAAGATTTCGAGAAAGAATCCGATGCAGAGAACTTCCTGAATTTGGCCAAAACCGCAGACTTCAAAGTTCTGAATGTAGAGACCAAACCTGGAACCAGAACAGCTTCTGCACCGTTCACGACTTCCACTTTGCAACAGGAAGCTTCTTCTAGATTGGGTTACAACGTGACGTCCACAATGCGTTTGGCGCAGAGACTTTACGAGGAAGGATTTATCACATATATGAGAACGGATTCCGTGAATCTTTCTCAGGAAGCCATCAATGGTGCGAAAGCTCAGATCATCTCAGAATACGGTGAGAATTATTCCAAACCAAGAAATTACACCACAAAATCATCTTCTGCACAGGAAGCCCACGAGGCGATCCGCCCGACAGATTTCGCTTTGAAATCCATTGGTGATGCACAGTTGAACAAATTATACCAATTGATCTACAGACGAACTTTGGCTTCTCAAATGGAGAATGCTAAAATCGAGAAAACTGTGATCGAAATTGGAAACGCCAAGTTGCCACAACATTTCGAAGCGCAAGGTGAGGTCATCATTTTCGATGGTTTCCTTAAGGCTTATGGCATTGTGAAAACGGAGGACGAAGACGACGAAAGCAACGAAAAATTGTTACCAAAAGTTTCCGTTGGCGAAGCTTTAGACTATAAAAAAATTACCGCGACAGAAAAATTCACGAGACCATCCGCAAGATTTACGGAAGCTGGTTTGGTGAAAAAACTGGAAGAGTTAGGCATCGGTCGTCCATCGACTTATGCGCCAACCATTCAGACCATTCAGAATCGTGAGTATGTAGATAAGAGAGAACTTGAGCCACAAACGAGAGAGATCGTGAAAATGACATTGGGGAAATCTGGTGTCAAAAAAGAGGTGCTTCAGGAGAAATTTGGTGGTGATAAGAATAAATTCATCCCAACAGATATTGGTGAAGTTGTGAATGATTTCCTGACCAATAATTTTGCGGAAATCCTGGATTACGGTTTCACAGCGAAAGTGGAGGAGAGCTTTGACCACATTGCAAGCGGCGACCAGAAGTGGAAGGAGATGATGACGGATTTCTATTCCAAATTCCATCCAAGGATCGAAGATGTAGAGGAAAATGCAGACCGCGCAAATGGCGAAAGGATTTTAGGTGTTGACCCGAAATCCGGTAAAAATGTTCACGCAAGAATCGGAAGATTCGGACCGATGATCCAGATCGGTGAACAGGATGACGAGGAGAAACCGATTTTTGCCTCATTGATGGCGCATCAGAATATCGCAACGATCACTTTGGAAGACGCTTTGGAAGTATTCAGACTGCCTTTCGACTTGAAAGAAGTGGACGGACAACCTGTTGCTGTTGGTGTTGGAAGATTCGGACCGTATGTGAAATGGGGCGAGACCTACATCAGCATTCCGAAAGGTGAGGACCCGCTTTCCGTGGATCAAAACCGTGCGGAGGAAATCATCAGCGAAAAGAAAGTGGCAGACGCGCCAATCGCAAGCTACAAAGGTGAACCAGTGACGAAAGGAACCGGAAGATTCGGACCATTTATCAAATATCAAAGTATCTTCATCAACGTTCCGAAACGCTATAACTTCGATAATCTGTCCCAAAGCGACATCAATGAACTCATCGATGCGAAACTGGAGAAAGAGGCCAACCGATACATCCAACATTGGGAAGCAGAAAAGATCTCCATCGAGAATGCTAGATGGGGACCGATCGTGAAACACGGCAAGAACATCCACAAGATCCCGAAAAAGAAAGACGACACCAAGTACGAAGCAGACGAACTAAAAGACGTTTCCTTGGATGAGGTGAAAAAATGGATCACGGCGCAAGACCCAAAAGCCTTCGCCGAGAAAAAGAAACCTGCAGCCAAAAAGCCAGCCACCAAAAAAGCAACCACAGCGAAGAAAGCACCGGCAAAGAAACCTGCTGCTAAGAAATAA